One Baekduia alba genomic window, GGCGTCGAGCGGCCGGAGGCGCGCTTGCGGCGGCCTCGGCGGGCTGTGAAGTCTGTGGTGCGGGCGCGCCGTTGCCGGCGGCGCTCGTCTTGCCGCCGATCGCGCGCAGCGCATCGGCCTCCTCCACGGAGGAGGCTGCGGCCTTCACGTCGAGGCCGGCGGCCTGGAGCTTGTCGAGGAGGTCCTTGCTCGGGATCCCCTGCTCCTTGGCGATCTCATGGATTCGCTTCTTTGCCATGCAGTCGTGTCGATTCTACGAAGTCTTCGGAAATCTCAGCGCGCCCCCGTAGGGCGCGGCCGATCGCGCGGCGCTCGATCGCGCGCTGCGCGCACTCCGGGCCGCACACATAGGCGCCGCGCCCGGGCAACGTTGCATCAGGGTCCACCGTGACCCGTCCTGCCACCGCAACCAGGCGCAGCAACTCGGGCTTGGGACGCACGGTCCCGCACCCGATGCAGCGCCGGTGCGGAGTAGAGCTTACGACGCCGGCTCCTCGGCCTGGTCCGCGACCTCCGCTTCGGCCTCGGCGACGGGCTCTCCGTCGGCCTCGGCTTCCACGTCGACCACGTCCTCTTCGGGAGCGTCGTCGACCTC contains:
- a CDS encoding YlxR family protein, producing MGCGTVRPKPELLRLVAVAGRVTVDPDATLPGRGAYVCGPECAQRAIERRAIGRALRGRAEISEDFVESTRLHGKEANP